One window of the Xiphias gladius isolate SHS-SW01 ecotype Sanya breed wild chromosome 11, ASM1685928v1, whole genome shotgun sequence genome contains the following:
- the hs3st1l1 gene encoding heparan sulfate (glucosamine) 3-O-sulfotransferase 1-like1 — translation MACFLASAFLLVLPTYAAPPELVQPGFGITLDNMDLDSGLSANVSGDVTSSPPQGTSKRAPHSIIIGVRKGGTRALLEMLDIHPEVAAAATEVHFFDWDENYAKGFDWYRELMPYSYPHQITVEKTPGYFTSALAPERICAMNSSIKLLLILRDPAERVISDYTQVYFNRLENHKPVQAIENLLVRNGALNIRYKAIQRSLYDIHMRNWLHHFPLEQIHIVDGDALIRDPLPELQKVERFLDLPPRIVSSNFYFNQTKGFYCIRSDGRERCLHESKGRPHPAVNSTVLQQLRSYLQEHNRTFFRLVKRTFDWQ, via the coding sequence ATGGCTTGTTTTCTGGCATCGGCCTTTCTTCTGGTTCTCCCGACATATGCTGCCCCACCTGAGCTTGTCCAGCCAGGATTTGGCATAACACTGGACAACATGGACCTTGATTCTGGACTATCAGCCAATGTTTCTGGAGATGTGACCTCATCTCCACCCCAGGGAACTAGTAAAAGAGCCCCACATAGTATCATTATTGGGGTACGCAAAGGGGGCACAAGAGCACTGTTGGAGATGTTAGACATACACCCTGAGGTTGCCGCTGCTGCCACTGAGGTGCACTTCTTTGACTGGGATGAGAACTATGCCAAGGGCTTTGACTGGTACCGTGAGTTGATGCCCTACTCTTATCCACACCAGATCACAGTGGAGAAAACTCCAGGTTACTTTACGTCAGCCCTTGCACCAGAACGCATCTGCGCCATGAACTCCTCCATAAAGCTGCTGTTGATCTTGCGAGACCCAGCTGAGCGGGTCATCTCTGATTACACCCAGGTGTATTTCAACCGGCTGGAGAACCACAAGCCGGTGCAAGCTATTGAGAACCTGCTAGTGCGCAACGGAGCCCTAAATATTCGGTACAAGGCCATTCAGAGGAGCCTCTATGACATCCATATGCGTAACTGGCTGCATCACTTTCCCCTGGAACAAATACACATCGTAGATGGGGATGCTCTGATCCGTGACCCCCTGCCAGAGCTTCAAAAGGTAGAGCGCTTCCTCGACTTGCCCCCCAGGATAGTGTCCTCCAACTTCTACTTCAACCAGACCAAGGGGTTTTACTGTATCCGAAGTGATGGTCGAGAGCGATGTCTGCATGAGTCTAAGGGACGTCCTCATCCCGCTGTCAACAGCACCGTCCTCCAACAGCTCCGCTCCTACCTACAGGAACACAACCGAACCTTCTTCAGGCTGGTGAAGCGCACCTTTGACTGGCAATAA